The following are encoded together in the Oceanobacillus zhaokaii genome:
- a CDS encoding MDR family MFS transporter: MPKQIWLLVIATTINVTGGSFLWPLNTIYMHNELGKSLAFAGFILMFNTAANIAGNLLGGALFDRYSAYKTVLYGTLLATLATIGISLFHSVVPYTIFLILIGFGNGITWPVIMAMAGSVWPEGGRRAFNAIYVAQNLGVALGATLGGYVASISFDYIFWANAILFIVFFFIVLFTFKEMDQSQNPQMHTSVIEQSRKIKDKSAFYSLLILCSGFLITWIAYSQWQSTIASHTQDIGIPLEQYSSLWAINGFLIVFSQPLVKWVTEKITSPRVHIYIGLVIMIGSYLIAMFAADFTMFAIAMIILTMGEVLMWPAFPTLANDLAPKGRKGFYQGLVNSIGAAGRMIGPVVGGFIVDLYNIELLFYILIVILFIPFMTTKLYDRTSSVADKKA; encoded by the coding sequence ATGCCAAAGCAGATTTGGCTATTAGTAATAGCAACGACGATAAATGTAACTGGTGGCTCTTTTCTATGGCCATTAAATACAATCTATATGCATAATGAGCTTGGTAAAAGTTTGGCTTTTGCTGGGTTCATTTTAATGTTTAATACGGCAGCAAACATTGCTGGAAATTTACTCGGTGGCGCATTATTTGATCGGTATAGTGCGTATAAAACTGTACTTTATGGAACCTTATTAGCAACGCTCGCAACGATTGGTATTTCACTTTTTCATAGTGTTGTTCCATACACTATATTTCTAATTTTAATAGGATTTGGAAACGGGATTACTTGGCCGGTGATTATGGCTATGGCTGGTTCAGTTTGGCCAGAAGGTGGTCGCCGGGCCTTTAATGCAATATATGTTGCGCAAAATTTAGGGGTTGCTCTTGGTGCGACATTAGGAGGATATGTAGCTAGTATCTCCTTCGATTATATTTTCTGGGCAAATGCAATATTGTTTATCGTCTTCTTCTTTATTGTATTATTTACATTTAAAGAAATGGATCAATCACAAAATCCACAAATGCATACATCGGTTATTGAACAAAGCAGGAAAATTAAAGATAAGAGTGCATTTTATTCCTTGTTAATATTATGCAGCGGTTTTCTAATTACTTGGATAGCTTACAGCCAGTGGCAGTCCACGATTGCTTCCCATACACAGGACATTGGCATCCCACTCGAACAATATAGCTCCCTTTGGGCAATAAATGGTTTCCTTATCGTTTTTTCTCAACCTTTGGTAAAATGGGTAACAGAGAAGATAACTTCTCCAAGGGTTCACATTTATATCGGGCTAGTAATCATGATAGGCTCCTATTTAATCGCTATGTTTGCTGCTGATTTCACGATGTTTGCAATTGCGATGATAATATTAACAATGGGGGAAGTACTGATGTGGCCAGCATTTCCAACACTGGCAAATGATCTGGCACCAAAGGGAAGAAAAGGATTCTACCAGGGCCTTGTGAACAGTATTGGTGCAGCAGGGAGGATGATTGGTCCTGTCGTCGGTGGATTTATTGTCGATCTTTATAATATTGAACTCTTATTTTATATTTTAATCGTAATTTTATTTATTCCATTTATGACGACGAAGCTTTATGATCGAACATCAAGCGTTGCAGATAAGAAAGCATAA
- a CDS encoding chemotaxis protein CheW translates to MAEVNKYILFKLKNQTFGVEVSQVISIERLQEITGVPRTSEFIKGVTYIREQTTPIIDLRERLLMDEAKPTDDTRILVVSINSMQLGLIVDAATEVKDIDQSVIDPAPEIIGGVKETFIRGVARLENGLLILLELESIIDPYETNELLEVVSE, encoded by the coding sequence ATGGCAGAAGTAAACAAATATATTTTATTTAAACTAAAAAATCAGACGTTTGGCGTGGAGGTATCGCAAGTAATTTCCATTGAAAGATTGCAGGAAATTACAGGTGTACCACGGACTTCTGAATTTATTAAAGGTGTTACCTATATTCGCGAACAAACAACACCCATCATTGATTTAAGAGAAAGACTATTGATGGACGAAGCAAAACCAACCGATGATACTCGTATTTTAGTAGTGAGTATTAATTCAATGCAGCTTGGATTAATTGTTGATGCAGCAACTGAAGTGAAGGATATCGATCAATCAGTAATTGATCCTGCACCAGAAATCATTGGCGGAGTGAAAGAAACCTTTATTAGAGGAGTAGCTAGATTAGAAAATGGCTTATTGATTCTATTAGAATTAGAGAGCATCATCGATCCTTATGAAACGAATGAATTACTAGAAGTAGTTTCTGAATAA
- a CDS encoding chemotaxis protein CheA, whose amino-acid sequence METDQYLEVFLDESREHLQAVNDNILKLEKKPDDLDIVNEIFRSAHTLKGMSATMGYEDIASLTHKMENVLDQIRNNKLTVTTEVIDIIFLAIEYLEDMVDSISAGKDGKRDVSELVYRLELVEKGETASDSDTRSEVASTIEPKETLQLELDEFQMTIIEQAKEQNVFGYQLTVSLSEDSILKGARAFMVFEALEKIGEVIKTSPAVEEIEEGDFDKEFTLIFLSKQTADAIKAPLYKISEVEHVAISTLIFELKEQVQEVAETTQESSVEVENTPAESKNNHASKTIRVNLERIDDLLNLFEEVVIDRSRLEVISEGIDNPDLLETVEHMGRVSSDMQSLILAMRMVQIEQVFNRFPRMIRGLARDLNKKINLEIIGAETELDRTVIDEIGDPLVHLIRNSVDHGIEMPEVRKQAGKPEEGKIILRAFHSGNHVFIEIEDDGAGINRNKVEAKAIEKGIITAEHAETLSDDEVAQLILSSGFSTADHISNISGRGVGLDVVKSKIESLSGRISIETEEGKGSIFSIQLPLTLSIISTLLVRVQQETYAIPLSSIIETVLLEESEIMTAHGQKVMDFRGHVIPLVALAEVFQVPTMEKEKSKHEAIVIVKKGDKLTGLIVDSFLGQKEVVLKSLGYYLGDVFAISGATILGDGEVALIIDPNALIK is encoded by the coding sequence ATGGAAACGGATCAATATTTAGAAGTGTTTTTAGACGAAAGTCGTGAACATTTACAAGCTGTAAATGATAATATTTTAAAATTAGAAAAGAAACCAGATGACCTTGATATTGTGAACGAAATCTTTCGCTCTGCACATACCCTTAAAGGGATGTCGGCAACAATGGGGTATGAGGATATTGCTTCATTGACACATAAAATGGAGAATGTCTTGGATCAAATCCGGAACAATAAATTGACAGTTACGACAGAAGTAATTGATATTATATTTCTAGCAATTGAGTATTTGGAGGATATGGTAGATTCAATTAGTGCAGGAAAAGATGGAAAGAGGGATGTTTCCGAGCTTGTATATCGATTAGAATTAGTTGAAAAGGGAGAAACCGCTAGTGATTCAGATACAAGATCCGAAGTTGCGAGCACAATCGAGCCTAAGGAAACATTGCAATTGGAGCTAGATGAGTTTCAAATGACGATTATCGAACAAGCTAAAGAGCAAAATGTGTTTGGTTATCAGCTAACTGTAAGTTTATCGGAAGATAGTATTTTAAAAGGAGCTCGCGCCTTCATGGTATTTGAGGCATTAGAGAAGATTGGTGAGGTCATCAAGACTTCCCCTGCTGTAGAAGAAATCGAAGAAGGGGATTTTGACAAAGAATTCACACTTATTTTCTTATCAAAACAAACAGCAGATGCCATTAAGGCACCACTTTATAAAATTTCCGAGGTTGAGCATGTAGCCATAAGCACGCTGATTTTTGAGCTGAAAGAACAAGTACAAGAAGTTGCAGAAACAACGCAGGAATCGAGCGTGGAAGTGGAAAATACCCCTGCAGAGAGTAAAAATAATCATGCATCCAAAACTATTCGCGTAAATCTGGAGAGGATTGATGACCTCTTAAACTTGTTTGAAGAAGTAGTTATTGATCGCAGCAGATTAGAAGTGATATCTGAAGGAATCGATAACCCAGATTTACTAGAAACTGTGGAACATATGGGGCGTGTATCATCTGATATGCAAAGTCTGATTCTGGCAATGCGTATGGTACAAATCGAGCAAGTATTCAATCGCTTCCCCCGAATGATCAGAGGATTAGCAAGAGATTTGAATAAAAAAATAAACTTAGAGATTATTGGTGCCGAAACGGAGCTTGATCGAACAGTAATTGATGAGATTGGTGACCCATTAGTACATTTAATTCGAAATTCAGTTGATCATGGTATTGAGATGCCAGAAGTAAGAAAGCAAGCAGGGAAGCCTGAAGAAGGAAAAATCATTTTAAGGGCATTCCATAGCGGAAATCACGTCTTTATTGAAATTGAAGATGATGGTGCAGGAATTAATCGTAATAAAGTAGAAGCAAAGGCTATTGAAAAGGGAATCATCACTGCTGAGCATGCAGAGACATTATCCGATGACGAGGTTGCACAGCTTATTTTATCTTCTGGATTTAGTACGGCTGATCATATTTCTAATATATCTGGTCGCGGTGTTGGGCTTGATGTTGTAAAAAGTAAAATTGAATCACTTAGTGGCCGAATCAGCATTGAGACAGAAGAAGGAAAAGGCAGTATCTTTTCGATTCAATTACCACTTACTCTTTCTATTATTTCAACTTTACTTGTGAGGGTACAACAAGAAACTTATGCGATCCCGCTTTCATCAATTATTGAGACTGTTTTACTGGAAGAATCAGAGATTATGACGGCTCATGGTCAGAAGGTGATGGATTTCAGGGGGCATGTTATTCCACTTGTGGCGCTGGCGGAAGTTTTCCAGGTTCCAACAATGGAAAAGGAAAAATCAAAACATGAAGCAATCGTTATTGTCAAAAAAGGCGATAAATTAACGGGGCTAATTGTTGATAGCTTCCTCGGTCAAAAAGAAGTCGTATTGAAATCACTAGGTTATTATTTAGGTGATGTCTTTGCAATATCGGGTGCAACTATTTTAGGTGATGGTGAGGTTGCATTAATTATTGATCCGAATGCATTGATTAAATAA
- a CDS encoding chemotaxis protein CheX codes for MTISVKERNRNVTSLLNGMQHSLQSIIPLNHQLSKPSLLEHTLQLTLGVLIGITGDIRGKLIFSGNQAVFGSIAESMYGMAIDGEMLTSFSGELGNMIAGNLATNIVQYDLRVDITAPTIIEGNTILSGYDKAIQLSAHFGHSEDLEIYLIID; via the coding sequence ATGACGATATCAGTAAAAGAACGTAATCGAAATGTAACGAGTTTATTAAACGGAATGCAGCATTCTTTACAATCTATTATTCCATTAAATCATCAGCTATCTAAACCAAGCTTACTGGAACATACCCTGCAGCTTACATTAGGTGTGCTTATTGGTATAACAGGAGATATAAGAGGTAAATTGATTTTCTCTGGAAATCAAGCTGTATTTGGTTCCATTGCCGAATCAATGTATGGCATGGCAATTGACGGTGAAATGTTAACGTCATTTAGTGGTGAGCTTGGAAATATGATTGCAGGAAATTTAGCTACAAATATCGTACAATATGATCTTAGAGTTGATATTACTGCTCCAACGATAATAGAAGGTAATACAATCCTTTCTGGCTATGATAAAGCGATACAACTATCTGCACATTTTGGACACTCAGAGGATTTAGAGATCTATTTGATTATAGATTAA
- a CDS encoding methyl-accepting chemotaxis protein produces MKKRFKVKNIRTRMTLGFSVIIGLFILFSIYNFFSIYKTNEAMRDIMDHQLQLLILDEEITTNMAQREGYLRAYLLYGDTGMKNKFTDSLEETIALENKLLEINKEEAKEIIDKKIAWGTLTDQVFEAYDSGNEQEAHQIMSTEVLPLSEEIMEEFQEASDKREEIIQAEGQKIIDNGNTTFYISLIVVGLILIFGIASAVLTSRSITKPIKSLMNRMNLVAKGDLSGDLLKIESADEVAQLTTATNEMVLQNRNLLTKISNVSETVSSEGEELTSAAHEVKMGSDQIAITMQELATGSETQANSASDLAAIMVNFTEKVAEANEKGQTIQEYSNKVLEMTNEGRNLMEGSQRQMGSIDFLVKDAVQNVQGLDEQSQEISKLVSVIQEIADQTNLLALNAAIEAARAGEHGKGFAVVADEVRKLAEQVSVSVTDITGIVTAIQNEASKIAESLRGGYEEVEQGTKQIQTTGTTLNEIGESVTKMVQDITAVSGNLTEIVENTQEMNSAIEEIASVSEEAAAGVEEIAASTEQTSSSMDEVAATSVQLAKAAEELDGLVKQFKL; encoded by the coding sequence ATGAAAAAGCGGTTTAAAGTAAAAAATATTAGAACAAGAATGACATTAGGATTTTCAGTAATTATTGGGTTATTTATCTTATTTTCCATTTATAATTTTTTCTCCATATATAAAACGAATGAAGCAATGAGAGATATTATGGACCATCAGCTACAGTTATTAATCCTTGATGAGGAGATAACAACAAATATGGCACAAAGAGAAGGATATCTACGTGCCTACTTATTATATGGTGATACTGGAATGAAAAATAAGTTTACTGATTCACTCGAAGAAACAATTGCATTAGAAAATAAACTTCTTGAAATAAATAAAGAAGAAGCAAAAGAAATTATTGATAAAAAAATTGCATGGGGAACGCTTACAGATCAAGTGTTCGAAGCATATGATAGTGGAAACGAGCAAGAAGCACATCAAATTATGAGCACAGAGGTATTGCCGCTTTCAGAAGAAATTATGGAAGAATTTCAAGAAGCTTCAGATAAACGAGAAGAAATTATTCAAGCAGAAGGTCAGAAAATCATTGATAATGGAAATACAACGTTCTATATTAGTTTAATTGTTGTCGGACTTATTTTAATATTTGGCATTGCAAGTGCAGTACTTACTTCACGCAGTATTACGAAGCCAATCAAATCACTAATGAACCGGATGAACTTAGTTGCAAAAGGAGATTTAAGCGGAGACCTACTGAAGATTGAATCAGCAGATGAAGTCGCACAGCTTACGACTGCAACAAATGAGATGGTATTGCAAAACCGAAATTTATTAACGAAAATTAGTAACGTATCAGAAACTGTTTCAAGTGAAGGTGAAGAATTAACAAGCGCTGCTCATGAAGTCAAAATGGGCTCAGACCAAATCGCAATTACGATGCAGGAGTTGGCAACAGGTTCAGAAACACAGGCAAATAGTGCAAGTGACCTTGCAGCTATTATGGTAAACTTTACTGAGAAAGTTGCTGAAGCGAATGAAAAAGGACAGACGATTCAAGAGTATTCCAATAAAGTGCTTGAAATGACAAATGAAGGCAGAAACTTAATGGAAGGCTCACAAAGACAAATGGGAAGTATCGATTTCCTTGTGAAAGATGCTGTGCAAAATGTCCAAGGATTAGATGAGCAGTCCCAAGAAATTTCGAAATTAGTTTCTGTCATTCAGGAAATTGCTGATCAAACAAATCTATTAGCATTAAATGCGGCAATTGAAGCAGCGAGAGCCGGCGAGCATGGTAAAGGTTTTGCGGTTGTAGCAGATGAAGTGCGTAAATTGGCTGAACAAGTTTCGGTTTCTGTAACAGATATTACTGGTATTGTCACAGCAATCCAAAACGAAGCAAGTAAAATCGCTGAATCATTACGTGGTGGATATGAAGAAGTTGAGCAAGGAACGAAGCAAATACAAACAACAGGAACAACGTTAAATGAAATCGGCGAGTCAGTAACAAAAATGGTACAAGATATTACTGCCGTATCGGGTAATTTAACAGAAATAGTAGAGAATACCCAGGAAATGAATAGCGCTATTGAAGAAATTGCTTCTGTTTCTGAGGAAGCTGCTGCTGGAGTTGAAGAAATTGCGGCATCCACAGAACAAACAAGTAGTTCAATGGATGAAGTTGCAGCAACATCCGTACAACTTGCAAAGGCAGCAGAAGAATTGGATGGATTGGTAAAACAATTTAAGTTATAG
- the motB gene encoding flagellar motor protein MotB, with protein MRRNKKKKGSHVDESWLLPYSDLLTLLVALFIVLFAMSDVDATKYRELAGIFRNEFSAGGGNGILEQNIDPISPIPPEQQEEEEKEDEKESEIEEMLESKTEEERKSEVELQQLKGLQEEVNRYITTNSLTDNLSTKLTDEGLLVTIVNEVFFDPGSAEVKDYGAVIAREISKVLVTKPPHQIVISGHADDVPMNNAEFGSNWELSVARSLNFMRLVLENENLDPTLFSAKGFGEYKPIVPNTSAENRAKNRRVEVLILPNYEINTGE; from the coding sequence ATGCGTAGGAATAAAAAGAAAAAAGGAAGCCATGTTGATGAATCATGGTTACTTCCATATTCTGATTTACTTACATTGCTCGTTGCCTTATTCATTGTCCTATTTGCGATGAGTGATGTGGACGCAACTAAATATAGAGAGCTTGCGGGGATATTTCGTAATGAATTCTCCGCTGGCGGTGGAAATGGGATTCTTGAGCAAAATATCGATCCAATCTCACCAATTCCTCCTGAACAACAAGAAGAGGAGGAAAAAGAAGATGAGAAGGAATCAGAAATAGAAGAAATGCTGGAGTCAAAAACAGAAGAAGAACGAAAGAGTGAAGTAGAGCTTCAACAATTGAAGGGACTCCAAGAAGAAGTGAATCGTTATATAACGACGAATAGTCTGACCGATAATTTAAGTACGAAATTAACTGATGAAGGTCTCCTTGTCACAATTGTCAATGAAGTGTTCTTTGATCCGGGAAGTGCAGAAGTCAAGGATTATGGAGCAGTGATAGCCAGAGAAATATCTAAAGTACTTGTAACGAAGCCACCTCATCAGATTGTAATTAGTGGACACGCGGATGATGTACCGATGAATAATGCAGAATTTGGCTCGAACTGGGAATTAAGTGTTGCCCGGTCTCTTAACTTCATGCGTTTAGTACTGGAAAATGAGAACCTAGATCCAACACTTTTCAGTGCAAAAGGATTTGGGGAATATAAGCCAATTGTGCCAAATACGAGTGCAGAAAATCGCGCGAAGAATCGCCGAGTTGAAGTACTCATCCTGCCAAATTATGAAATAAATACGGGAGAATAA
- the motA gene encoding flagellar motor stator protein MotA: MDISTLIGLFLGIVAVGVGMVLKGVSITALINPAALLIIILGTIAAVAIAFPTSILKKVPSYFKILFTTQKLTEPKALILMFTDWAEQTRREGILSLEMQLNEVEDPFLQTGLQLAIDGQTPEFIREVMLEKIDAMEERHEVGASVFTQAGTYAPTLGVLGAVIGLIAALGDMSDMNALGTAISAAFVATLLGIFTGYVLWHPFANKLREKSKREVLQMEIMVEGILSITTGDSAMMVREKLGSLLSTKEQAEMKQRDSDA, encoded by the coding sequence ATGGATATATCAACATTGATTGGGTTATTTTTAGGCATTGTTGCTGTTGGAGTCGGAATGGTGCTAAAGGGTGTTAGTATCACGGCACTAATCAATCCAGCAGCATTATTAATTATTATTTTAGGAACAATTGCAGCCGTTGCTATTGCATTTCCTACGAGTATATTGAAAAAAGTACCTAGCTATTTCAAAATTTTATTTACAACACAAAAATTAACAGAACCGAAAGCGTTAATTCTTATGTTCACCGACTGGGCGGAACAAACGCGCAGAGAAGGTATCTTATCCTTAGAAATGCAATTGAATGAAGTAGAAGATCCATTTCTTCAAACTGGATTACAGTTAGCAATCGATGGACAAACACCTGAATTCATTCGAGAAGTAATGCTTGAGAAAATTGATGCTATGGAAGAAAGGCATGAGGTAGGGGCATCTGTTTTTACACAGGCAGGGACCTATGCGCCAACACTAGGAGTACTTGGTGCTGTAATTGGCCTGATTGCGGCATTAGGCGATATGTCAGATATGAATGCATTAGGAACGGCTATTTCTGCAGCGTTTGTTGCTACATTACTAGGAATTTTTACTGGGTATGTTCTCTGGCACCCATTTGCCAATAAACTTCGCGAAAAGTCAAAGCGCGAGGTTTTGCAAATGGAAATTATGGTAGAAGGAATTCTATCAATTACTACCGGTGATTCGGCAATGATGGTGCGTGAGAAACTCGGATCATTATTGTCAACTAAAGAACAGGCGGAAATGAAACAGAGGGATAGCGATGCGTAG
- a CDS encoding globin-coupled sensor protein produces the protein MVFTFKRKNQIEKNESILLQMAKQVNPIVQVDPDSDLDKQLKMLDLTVEDFAIAQALKGYVEEDIVDIVDGFYQNLEYNEDLIEIIETYSSFERLKKTLRKHVAEIFSGEMNPTFIERRKIIAHVHVKIGLTQKWYIASFQKIFDGLIDVVIKNFTNQSDCILAIKVINKLLNLEQQVVLEAYDDEFNRLKNIETERKVGLFHSLEQTSIGLAALSEETNASIEELTAQVNGMTANSKVGTAFAEDASEAAKQGKSRLADMNQSFDRVQESTTKVNSDMKSLEEMSTQIKDIIEIVKSIAGQTNLLALNASIEAARAGEHGLGFAVVADEVRKLAEQTANSVTSVTTLIEQTNEQIFNSSTSLQDVQAYLSKVNEQMHLTEEAFVKIDQTMKKTKQSNQDIQSELEAFDGAILEVEQSAATIAETAEKLNSMMEEV, from the coding sequence ATGGTATTTACATTTAAAAGGAAGAATCAAATAGAGAAAAATGAAAGTATTTTATTGCAAATGGCGAAGCAAGTAAATCCAATTGTACAGGTCGATCCTGATTCTGATTTAGACAAGCAATTAAAGATGTTAGATTTGACTGTAGAAGATTTCGCAATAGCACAGGCATTAAAAGGATATGTTGAAGAAGATATCGTTGACATTGTCGATGGGTTTTATCAAAATTTGGAATATAACGAGGATCTAATTGAGATAATTGAAACCTATAGTTCGTTTGAAAGATTAAAAAAAACGCTGAGAAAGCATGTTGCAGAAATATTTTCTGGTGAAATGAACCCAACTTTTATTGAAAGAAGAAAGATTATAGCTCACGTGCATGTTAAAATTGGCCTTACACAAAAGTGGTATATTGCTTCCTTTCAGAAAATCTTTGATGGACTGATTGATGTTGTCATCAAGAATTTTACCAATCAATCGGATTGTATCCTGGCAATAAAAGTTATTAATAAATTATTAAATTTGGAACAACAAGTGGTGTTAGAGGCTTATGATGATGAATTTAATCGCTTGAAGAACATTGAGACTGAACGAAAAGTTGGGCTTTTTCATTCTTTAGAACAAACATCGATCGGACTTGCTGCTTTATCGGAAGAAACAAATGCATCAATTGAAGAATTGACAGCACAAGTGAATGGCATGACGGCCAATTCAAAGGTTGGAACTGCTTTTGCAGAAGATGCAAGCGAGGCTGCAAAACAAGGGAAATCCCGTCTAGCCGATATGAATCAATCATTTGACAGGGTGCAAGAGAGTACAACGAAGGTAAACAGTGATATGAAGTCTTTAGAGGAAATGTCAACACAAATAAAAGATATTATAGAGATTGTGAAGTCTATTGCTGGGCAGACGAATCTATTGGCACTGAATGCATCGATTGAAGCAGCAAGAGCCGGAGAGCATGGGCTAGGCTTTGCAGTTGTTGCAGATGAAGTTAGAAAACTGGCTGAGCAAACAGCAAATTCCGTAACAAGTGTAACAACCTTAATTGAACAGACTAATGAGCAAATTTTCAATAGCTCTACATCTTTACAAGATGTACAAGCATATTTGTCGAAAGTGAATGAGCAAATGCATCTTACTGAAGAAGCATTCGTGAAAATTGACCAAACAATGAAGAAAACAAAACAAAGCAACCAAGATATTCAATCGGAATTAGAAGCATTTGATGGTGCAATTCTTGAGGTAGAGCAGTCAGCAGCAACCATCGCTGAAACTGCAGAAAAGTTGAATTCGATGATGGAAGAAGTATAG
- a CDS encoding DUF4097 family beta strand repeat-containing protein, translated as MKKNTIIVLIIAVVFVAVIMNFLPFGPKGKSEQEETINEVFTKVDVETENVEIEILPTNSSVAEIRLEGNKNNKYKLVTKVEGNTLHIEVEDRLFRWFSFGFFNSSPAALKVFLPERGYDTIEAVTDNGKISASEMEANVVNMEADNGKILLDNIKSASFNFEVDNGEVTLNDIEGEINGSSNNGRISFITETLDRPITLETDNGTIDIQTDERPTNATFDINVDNGKVTVFGESNYDTIIGNGDNLIELTADNGKITIE; from the coding sequence ATGAAGAAGAATACTATTATTGTTTTAATAATAGCTGTTGTTTTTGTTGCAGTCATAATGAATTTTTTACCATTTGGTCCAAAGGGTAAATCAGAACAGGAAGAAACAATTAACGAAGTATTTACCAAGGTCGATGTAGAGACAGAAAATGTAGAAATAGAGATTTTACCAACAAATAGTAGCGTTGCTGAAATTAGACTGGAGGGAAATAAAAATAATAAATATAAGCTTGTCACTAAAGTAGAGGGAAACACCCTTCATATAGAAGTAGAGGATAGACTGTTCCGCTGGTTTTCATTTGGATTCTTTAATTCGTCTCCTGCAGCTCTCAAAGTATTCCTTCCAGAGAGAGGGTACGATACGATTGAAGCTGTAACAGACAACGGAAAAATTAGCGCAAGTGAAATGGAAGCAAATGTAGTAAATATGGAAGCGGACAATGGTAAAATTTTACTTGATAATATAAAAAGTGCTTCATTCAATTTTGAAGTGGATAATGGTGAGGTTACATTAAACGATATCGAAGGAGAAATTAACGGTTCTTCAAATAATGGCCGCATATCTTTTATAACGGAAACATTGGATCGACCAATAACTTTAGAAACAGATAATGGTACCATTGATATTCAAACAGATGAGCGGCCAACAAATGCTACTTTTGATATTAATGTAGATAATGGAAAAGTCACTGTATTTGGGGAATCTAATTATGATACGATAATCGGTAATGGTGATAATCTAATCGAATTAACAGCGGATAATGGAAAGATAACGATAGAATAA